One Mycobacterium marseillense DNA window includes the following coding sequences:
- a CDS encoding sulfotransferase family protein: MTLQDRFAPERLIAAACEEVGSDDFGAEGWRPGLHRVTDGLINDARLSDIGVEIAHLDIMRALKNRLGVIAWRKQHPEIAEQKIAAPIFIVGQPRTGTTILYDLLAQDPELRAPLTWEVDEPCPVPQADTYHDDPRIAQIQASIDMSEQIMPGFLAFHPMGALVGQECVRITAAEFVSMIFSVQYRLPGYYRWLLYEADHAGAYRFHRIFLQHLQSGVPGQWLLKSPAHLWQLDALLAEYPDALIVQTHRDPVNVISSIAALTHHLRRMCSDESSITECAAQSYEEVVVGLDREMALRDSGAVPAGRVIDVQFADFMTDPWTTIKDVYQRLDRELRPDTEQKMREFLASHPSDGGHSRYTWSDTGLDAGEVRERVSAYQDRYGVPAEPLR; the protein is encoded by the coding sequence ATGACACTGCAGGACCGATTCGCCCCGGAACGGCTGATAGCCGCGGCCTGTGAGGAAGTCGGCAGCGACGACTTCGGCGCCGAGGGCTGGCGCCCCGGGCTGCACCGCGTCACCGACGGATTGATCAACGATGCGCGGCTATCCGATATCGGCGTCGAGATCGCTCACCTTGACATCATGCGGGCCCTGAAGAACCGGCTCGGCGTAATCGCTTGGCGCAAACAGCATCCCGAGATTGCCGAGCAGAAGATCGCGGCGCCGATCTTCATCGTGGGCCAGCCGCGCACCGGGACCACGATCCTCTACGACCTGCTCGCCCAGGATCCCGAGTTGCGCGCCCCCCTGACCTGGGAGGTCGACGAGCCCTGCCCGGTCCCGCAGGCCGACACCTACCACGACGATCCGCGCATCGCCCAGATTCAGGCCAGCATCGACATGTCCGAACAGATCATGCCCGGCTTCTTGGCTTTTCATCCGATGGGAGCCCTCGTCGGGCAGGAGTGCGTGCGCATCACCGCGGCCGAGTTCGTCAGCATGATCTTCTCGGTGCAGTACCGGCTGCCGGGTTACTACCGCTGGCTGCTGTATGAGGCGGACCACGCGGGGGCGTATCGGTTCCATCGAATCTTTCTGCAGCACTTGCAGTCCGGTGTGCCCGGACAGTGGTTGCTGAAGTCGCCCGCGCACCTTTGGCAGCTGGATGCGTTGCTGGCCGAATACCCGGACGCGCTGATCGTGCAGACGCACCGCGATCCGGTCAACGTCATCTCCTCGATCGCCGCGCTCACCCATCACCTGCGCCGGATGTGCAGCGACGAATCCAGCATCACTGAGTGTGCGGCCCAGTCCTACGAGGAGGTCGTCGTTGGCCTGGACCGCGAGATGGCGTTGCGCGACAGCGGCGCCGTGCCCGCGGGTCGCGTCATCGACGTGCAGTTCGCCGACTTCATGACCGACCCGTGGACCACGATCAAAGACGTTTACCAGCGGCTGGATCGTGAGCTGCGGCCCGACACCGAGCAGAAGATGCGCGAGTTCCTCGCCTCGCATCCCTCCGACGGCGGGCACAGCCGCTACACCTGGTCGGACACCGGGCTCGATGCCGGTGAGGTCCGCGAACGGGTGAGCGCGTATCAGGACCGCTACGGGGTACCGGCCGAACCGCTGCGGTGA
- a CDS encoding DUF1214 domain-containing protein, whose amino-acid sequence MSQTGDPSDQAAPKARAALQFFQQMLTDVSNIVTEDAESERELAEGLRAVARVSSLCAQMSVEADPERPTFFDMCSDNRMVGGPNPDGNYYLAMIRGDRRYRITGSRGTSAYLGFQILAGTGLTPRRMAGYVSDTDLTLDSGDFALVLSADEPPDLAGAQWVKIPADASSVVVREYIGDRAREKLAALHVEALDPGPLTTLTDDDLADQFTAMAWSLMKLTTLHRTIKPELLESPNTLLTAQAADLGAADTTPDNLYMMGTFRLEPGQALVLDIVPPDTRYWNVTLESVWHECLEPRRRHSSVTNRGVRPDANGRVRIAISAEDFGFGHWLDTGGRHRGFIVLRWLDNPSPPEVTVSVRQGRES is encoded by the coding sequence ATGTCTCAGACTGGTGATCCGTCCGATCAGGCCGCCCCGAAGGCGCGGGCCGCGCTGCAGTTCTTCCAGCAGATGCTCACCGACGTCAGCAACATCGTGACTGAGGACGCCGAGTCCGAACGCGAACTCGCCGAAGGGCTACGCGCGGTGGCGCGGGTGTCGTCGCTGTGCGCGCAGATGTCGGTCGAGGCCGACCCGGAGCGGCCCACGTTCTTCGATATGTGTTCGGACAACCGGATGGTGGGCGGTCCCAACCCGGACGGCAACTATTACTTGGCGATGATCCGCGGGGACCGCCGCTACCGGATCACCGGTTCCCGCGGCACCAGCGCCTACCTCGGCTTTCAGATCCTGGCCGGCACCGGGCTGACCCCGCGGCGGATGGCGGGCTACGTCAGCGACACCGACCTGACGCTCGACTCGGGCGACTTCGCCCTCGTCCTGTCCGCCGACGAACCACCCGATCTGGCCGGCGCGCAGTGGGTGAAGATCCCCGCCGACGCGTCGTCGGTGGTCGTGCGCGAGTACATCGGGGACCGGGCCCGCGAAAAACTGGCCGCGCTGCACGTCGAGGCGCTGGACCCGGGCCCGCTGACCACGCTGACCGACGACGACCTCGCCGATCAGTTCACCGCGATGGCGTGGTCGCTGATGAAGCTCACGACCCTGCACCGCACCATCAAGCCCGAGCTTTTGGAATCCCCGAACACCTTGCTGACGGCCCAGGCCGCCGATCTGGGCGCGGCCGATACCACGCCCGACAACCTCTACATGATGGGAACCTTCCGGCTCGAGCCCGGCCAGGCCCTCGTTCTCGACATCGTGCCGCCCGACACGCGGTACTGGAACGTCACGCTGGAAAGCGTCTGGCATGAATGCCTGGAGCCGCGCCGCCGGCACAGCTCGGTGACCAATCGCGGTGTGCGGCCTGACGCCAACGGGCGGGTCCGGATCGCAATCTCCGCCGAAGACTTCGGGTTTGGTCATTGGCTCGACACCGGCGGCCGGCATCGCGGCTTCATCGTGCTGCGCTGGCTGGACAACCCGAGCCCACCCGAAGTGACGGTATCGGTGCGCCAAGGACGGGAGTCGTGA